Proteins found in one Triticum urartu cultivar G1812 chromosome 4, Tu2.1, whole genome shotgun sequence genomic segment:
- the LOC125554008 gene encoding uncharacterized protein LOC125554008 yields the protein MELVSCIAMCLAFALLLPSHVTATAPTGTVERETKQQILASIPPHWEENPVLFLTSPSGKYAAYFMRSQTAPGAGGLGADFCYVEVLDTTAPGAEGRSVWESECLAVSTVNTCALVFSWKGLEVFDGSNSVWHTHDTESDDNNFLKTLQLVDEGDMRILDKGGELAWKASDEPRAAQHCGMPGSPGLAPAMPPFAGPIGKGSSNLPFGQDEGGIDGNSYGSVGGVAQPELPLAPGGVGGQGQEESVGETMGLGSQPLVDNSPYDSGAPERPWAGVANLGLGVAIAIAMGLGL from the coding sequence ATGGAGCTCGTCTCATGCATTGCCATGTGCCTCGCGTTCGCCTTGCTCCTCCCTTCCCACGTCACAGCGACGGCGCCAACCGGCACGGTAGAGCGGGAGACCAAGCAGCAGATTCTGGCGAGCATCCCGCCGCACTGGGAGGAGAACCCCGTGTTGTTCCTGACGTCACCGTCCGGCAAGTACGCCGCCTACTTCATGCGCAGCCAGACCGCGCCGGGCGCGGGCGGCCTCGGGGCCGACTTCTGCTACGTTGAGGTCCTCGACACCACGGCGCCGGGCGCGGAGGGCCGGAGCGTGTGGGAGTCGGAGTGCCTGGCGGTGAGCACCGTGAACACGTGCGCGCTCGTCTTCTCGTGGAAAGGGCTGGAGGTGTTCGACGGGAGCAACTCGGTGTGGCACACGCACGACACGGAGTCGGACGACAACAACTTCCTCAAGACCCTGCAGCTGGTGGACGAGGGTGACATGCGCATCCTCGACAAGGGCGGCGAGCTGGCGTGGAAGGCCAGCGACGAGCCGCGCGCCGCGCAACACTGCGGCATGCCCGGCTCGCCTGGCTTGGCACCGGCAATGCCGCCGTTCGCCGGTCCGATCGGAAAGGGGAGCAGCAACTTGCCATTCGGGCAAGATGAAGGAGGCATCGACGGCAACAGCTACGGTTCCGTCGGAGGAGTTGCGCAGCCCGAGCTGCCGTTGGCGCCGGGTGGCGTTGGTGGGCAGGGGCAAGAGGAGAGCGTTGGGGAGACCATGGGCCTCGGTAGCCAGCCACTGGTGGACAATAGCCCATACGACAGCGGTGCACCGGAGCGTCCATGGGCTGGAGTTGCTAATTTGGGTCTCGGCGTTGCAATTGCCATTGCCATGGGCCTGGGTCTCTGA
- the LOC125554007 gene encoding uncharacterized protein LOC125554007, with the protein MGLISYAAMCLWLAFLLHSYAAATAPTGMLERETKQQIIASIPPHGQENPVLFLTSPSGKYAAHFMRSQTAPGAGGLGADFCYVEILDTAEPGAEGRSVWESECLAVSTVNTCALVFSWKGLEVFDGSNSVWHTHDTESDDNNFLKTLQLVDEGDMRILDKGGELAWKASDEPRAGQHCGMPGSPGLVSAMPPFAEPAGHGSGNLPFGQEPEGNGNAGVVQPALPLPEAAGSGGVAGQGQAVEDVGQTIGFGSQPLVDNSPYDSGAPKHGCSLLGFGVALGVSAAIAMALGL; encoded by the coding sequence ATGGGACTCATCTCCTACGCTGCCATGTGCCTCTGGCTGGCGTTTCTTCTCCATTCCTACGCCGCCGCGACGGCGCCAACCGGCATGCTAGAGCGGGAGACCAAGCAGCAAATCATAGCGAGCATCCCGCCGCACGGGCAGGAGAACCCCGTGCTATTCCTGACGTCGCCGTCCGGCAAGTACGCGGCGCACTTCATGCGCAGCCAGACCGCGCCGGGCGCGGGCGGCCTCGGCGCCGACTTCTGCTACGTGGAGATCCTCGACACCGCCGAGCCGGGCGCCGAGGGGCGGAGCGTGTGGGAGTCGGAGTGCCTGGCGGTGAGCACCGTGAACACGTGCGCGCTCGTCTTCTCGTGGAAAGGGCTGGAGGTGTTCGACGGGAGCAACTCGGTGTGGCACACGCACGACACGGAGTCGGACGACAACAACTTCCTCAAGACCCTGCAGCTGGTCGACGAGGGTGACATGCGCATCCTCGACAAGGGCGGCGAGCTCGCGTGGAAGGCCAGCGACGAGCCGCGCGCGGGGCAACACTGCGGGATGCCCGGCTCCCCCGGCCTGGTCTCGGCAATGCCGCCCTTCGCGGAGCCGGCTGGGCACGGAAGCGGCAACCTGCCATTTGGACAGGAACCAGAAGGCAATGGCAATGCCGGTGTAGTACAGCCCGCGCTGCCGCTGCCGGAAGCGGCAGGGTCCGGTGGTGTCGCTGGGCAGGGGCAGGCCGTGGAGGACGTGGGGCAGACGATTGGATTTGGCAGCCAGCCATTGGTGGACAACAGCCCATACGACAGTGGTGCACCGAAGCATGGATGCAGCTTGCTTGGATTTGGTGTTGCACTGGGTGTCAGTGCTGCCATTGCCATGGCCCTCGGTCTCTGA
- the LOC125554009 gene encoding proline-rich protein 4-like, whose protein sequence is MGSRLVLFGALALLLAGSFGAAQAAPAVVVGSVKCLDCSPDDVSAEDALKGLQVAIKCRSGAGETYETQTVGQLDDKGAFSIPLQAGLLREDGELDRDCFAQLHSAPDTPCDGPAPPRIAPAKSTTQGVADAANTYLAVAEDTVFSPVACACKKKKKHFMVGPPPPPPPRPEPSYGTPTPTPTPTPTPSYGPPSTPKPPAPEDDPKPFFHKHPKMKKMMHKKKPCPPLGEEDKPKN, encoded by the exons ATGGGTTCTCGGCTGGTTCTTTTCGGTGCTCTCGCTCTGCTCCTGGCCGGCAGCTTCGGTGCGGCCCAGGCGGCGCCGGCCGTAGTGGTTGGCTCCGTCAAGTGCCTGGATTGCTCCCCCGACGACGTCAGTGCTGAAGATGCCCTCAAAG GGCTCCAGGTAGCCATCAAGTGCAGGTCCGGCGCCGGCGAGACCTACGAGACGCAGACGGTCGGGCAGCTCGACGACAAGGGCGCCTTCAGCATCCCCCTCCAGGCAGGCCTCCTGCGCGAAGACGGCGAGCTGGACCGCGACTGCTTCGCCCAGCTCCACAGCGCGCCCGACACGCCGTGCGACGGGCCGGCGCCGCCCAGGATCGCCCCAGCCAAGTCCACCACCCAAGGTGTCGCCGACGCCGCCAACACCTACCTCGCGGTCGCCGAGGACACGGTTTTCTCGCCGGTCGCGTGCGcgtgcaagaagaagaagaagcacttcatggtcggcccgccgccgccgcccccgccgagGCCGGAGCCCTCATACGGTAccccgacgccgacgccgacgcccACTCCCACGCCGTCCTACGGTCCTCCTTCGACGCCCAAGCCGCCCGCGCCCGAGGACGACCCGAAGCCGTTCTTCCACAAGCACcccaagatgaagaagatgatgcaCAAGAAGAAGCCGTGCCCGCCGCTCGGGGAGGAGGACAAGCCCAAGAACTGA